The proteins below come from a single Azospirillum thiophilum genomic window:
- a CDS encoding class I SAM-dependent methyltransferase encodes MSGWTEGYVGGIDYIRAVYRDWSPALLCFALTLHGWRPPEGLRRGRFTMAEPGCGHGLTSALLAGAHPAARFEAMDFNPSHIAGVRRLAADGGLANAEFLEESFADYARRDGPMLDAVALHGVWSWVSAENRAILLDVLRRRLAPGGVLFVSYNALPGTLAHMPLRRLLVERCAEGDGLLPDRIARAVDFAAKMAAQGGGWLAGTDGVAERIEQLRRKSANYIAHEYLNGDWTAFYHADVVRGMAAAKLEFAGAAVPMEQLDDLALSSAQLALAAEAHDPAQAETLRDMMTNRSFRRDLFVKGGERLGAAERRSLLGETRFILLVAADDLPEVASTPIGRLPFPPALYHPLGEALAEGPQSLDALLARPALAAHGEAAVLRALILLTSLSLAAPTMPEDGLEERQASADRFNAAVLERHRFGDTPGQLASPLLGAGVPVSRIEALFLLAARRGTEPAAFAWHHLSADGIALGRDGERCEGEEANRAELTRRHAAFVQRRLPLLQKLGVA; translated from the coding sequence ATGAGCGGCTGGACCGAGGGCTATGTCGGCGGGATCGACTATATCCGCGCCGTTTATCGCGACTGGTCGCCGGCCCTGCTCTGCTTCGCCCTCACCTTGCACGGCTGGCGCCCGCCGGAAGGCTTGCGCCGCGGCCGCTTCACCATGGCGGAACCCGGCTGCGGCCATGGGCTGACCAGCGCGCTGCTCGCCGGCGCCCATCCGGCGGCGCGGTTCGAGGCGATGGACTTCAACCCCTCGCACATCGCCGGCGTCCGGCGGCTGGCCGCGGACGGCGGCCTGGCCAACGCCGAGTTCCTGGAGGAAAGCTTCGCCGATTATGCCCGGCGCGACGGGCCGATGCTGGACGCGGTGGCCCTGCACGGCGTCTGGTCCTGGGTGAGTGCGGAGAACCGGGCGATCCTGCTCGATGTGCTGCGTCGGCGGCTGGCCCCCGGCGGCGTGCTGTTCGTCAGCTACAATGCGCTTCCCGGCACGCTGGCCCACATGCCGCTGCGCCGCCTGCTGGTGGAGCGCTGCGCGGAGGGCGACGGCCTGCTGCCCGACCGCATCGCCCGCGCGGTAGACTTCGCGGCGAAGATGGCGGCGCAGGGCGGCGGCTGGCTCGCCGGCACCGACGGCGTCGCCGAGCGGATCGAGCAGTTGCGCCGCAAGTCAGCGAACTACATCGCCCATGAATATCTGAACGGCGACTGGACCGCCTTCTACCATGCCGACGTCGTGCGCGGGATGGCGGCCGCCAAGCTGGAGTTCGCCGGCGCCGCCGTGCCGATGGAACAGTTGGACGACCTCGCCCTCTCCTCTGCCCAGTTGGCATTGGCGGCGGAGGCGCATGACCCCGCCCAGGCCGAGACCCTGCGCGACATGATGACCAACCGCAGCTTCCGCCGCGACCTGTTCGTCAAGGGGGGCGAGCGGCTCGGCGCCGCGGAGCGGCGTTCCCTGCTGGGCGAAACCCGCTTCATCCTGCTGGTGGCGGCCGACGACCTGCCGGAGGTGGCCTCGACCCCCATCGGCCGCTTGCCCTTCCCCCCGGCGCTCTACCACCCGCTGGGCGAGGCGCTGGCCGAAGGACCGCAGAGCCTCGATGCGCTGCTCGCTCGCCCGGCGCTGGCGGCCCATGGCGAGGCGGCGGTGCTGCGCGCCCTGATCCTGCTGACCAGCCTGTCGCTGGCCGCCCCGACCATGCCGGAAGACGGCTTGGAGGAACGCCAGGCATCGGCCGACCGCTTCAATGCCGCGGTTCTGGAGCGCCACCGCTTCGGCGACACGCCGGGGCAACTCGCCTCCCCCCTGCTCGGGGCGGGCGTGCCGGTATCGCGGATCGAGGCGCTGTTCCTGCTGGCGGCCCGGCGGGGGACGGAGCCCGCCGCCTTCGCCTGGCATCACCTGTCGGCCGATGGCATCGCACTGGGACGTGACGGCGAACGCTGCGAGGGGGAGGAAGCCAACCGGGCGGAGCTGACACGCCGGCACGCCGCGTTCGTGCAACGGCGTCTGCCGCTGCTGCAAAAGCTCGGGGTGGCCTGA
- a CDS encoding Rrf2 family transcriptional regulator yields MRQDSRLSRMLHVLIHMDRHDGALTSEVIAAMLNTNPVVIRRTMAGLRDAGYVRSEKGHGGGWRLARPLDGITLLDIHLALGEPTVFAIGPTDDDPSCLVEQAVNAALDDALREAEAVLIRRLGMVTLADLAADFDRRFTALGKL; encoded by the coding sequence ATGAGACAGGACAGCCGCCTTTCCCGCATGCTGCATGTGCTCATCCATATGGACCGCCATGATGGCGCCCTGACGTCGGAGGTGATCGCGGCCATGCTGAACACCAATCCGGTGGTCATCCGCCGGACGATGGCCGGACTGCGCGATGCCGGCTATGTGCGGTCGGAAAAGGGCCATGGCGGCGGCTGGCGGCTTGCCCGCCCGCTTGATGGGATCACGCTGCTCGACATCCATCTTGCGCTCGGCGAACCGACGGTCTTCGCCATCGGGCCGACGGACGATGATCCGAGCTGCCTGGTGGAGCAGGCGGTCAACGCCGCCCTGGACGATGCCTTGCGGGAGGCGGAAGCGGTGCTCATCCGCCGTCTCGGCATGGTGACGCTCGCCGATCTCGCCGCCGATTTCGACCGCCGCTTCACCGCCTTGGGCAAGCTCTGA
- a CDS encoding bacteriohemerythrin has protein sequence MLAPDSITLGYAVMDRDHADSLALWEAASAAPAGALQAAFAAFAAHLREHFARENALMTEHGFFALHCHMEEHARVLAVIAVIEAELGEGKEERARKYLRFHFPDWFHTHLATMDRVTADFLARAEG, from the coding sequence ATGCTCGCGCCGGACAGCATCACCTTGGGTTACGCGGTCATGGACCGCGACCACGCCGACTCCCTCGCCCTGTGGGAGGCCGCCAGCGCCGCCCCCGCCGGAGCGCTCCAAGCCGCGTTCGCCGCCTTCGCCGCGCATCTGCGCGAGCATTTCGCCCGCGAAAACGCGTTGATGACTGAACATGGCTTCTTCGCGCTGCATTGCCACATGGAAGAGCATGCCCGCGTCCTGGCCGTCATCGCGGTGATCGAGGCGGAACTGGGCGAGGGCAAGGAGGAGCGGGCGCGCAAATACCTGCGCTTCCATTTCCCGGACTGGTTCCACACCCATCTCGCGACGATGGACCGCGTCACGGCGGATTTTCTGGCACGGGCGGAGGGGTAG
- a CDS encoding NADH-quinone oxidoreductase subunit A, translating to MSTPLIIEYLPILVFLLIGIALAAVMVGASYVISPKNPDAEKVSPYECGFEPFEDARTKFDVRFYLVSILFIIFDLEVAFLFPWAVALGDIGLFGFWSMMLFLGILTIGFIYEWKKGALEWE from the coding sequence GTGTCGACTCCGCTGATCATTGAGTATCTTCCGATCCTGGTGTTTCTGCTGATCGGCATCGCGCTGGCCGCGGTGATGGTTGGGGCATCCTACGTCATCAGCCCGAAGAACCCGGACGCGGAGAAGGTCTCCCCCTACGAATGCGGCTTCGAGCCGTTCGAGGACGCGCGCACCAAGTTCGACGTGCGGTTCTATCTGGTCTCGATCCTGTTCATCATCTTCGACCTCGAAGTCGCCTTCCTGTTCCCCTGGGCGGTTGCGCTGGGCGACATCGGGCTGTTCGGCTTCTGGTCGATGATGCTGTTCCTCGGCATCCTGACCATCGGCTTCATCTATGAGTGGAAGAAAGGAGCTCTGGAATGGGAGTAG
- a CDS encoding NAD(P)/FAD-dependent oxidoreductase has translation MTYDAIIVGGSYAGIAAALQLARARRRVLVIDEGIRRNRFASHSHGFLGQDGRPPGEIAAEARDQLMRYPTVTWETGRAERAERTGAGFRVTDAAGRSFAGRRLLLAIGVVDDLPAIPGLAERWGRSVFHCPYCHGYELMQGRIGVIAVSGQSMHHALMLPDWGPTTLLLNGTFAPDADQSAHLERRGVAVETALVAGIGGEPADVALADGRVLPFAGLFVLPASRVASPLATQLGCAFDEGPLGAYIRTDGMQETSVPGLFACGDAARAAGSVALAVGAGTMAGTALHRSLLFCEDGDLFARP, from the coding sequence ATGACCTACGACGCGATCATCGTCGGCGGCAGTTATGCCGGCATCGCAGCGGCCCTGCAGCTCGCCCGCGCCCGGCGCCGGGTGCTGGTGATCGACGAGGGGATCCGGCGCAACCGCTTCGCCTCCCACTCCCACGGCTTTCTCGGCCAGGACGGCCGGCCACCGGGAGAAATCGCCGCCGAGGCCCGGGACCAGTTGATGCGCTACCCCACCGTCACCTGGGAGACCGGACGGGCCGAGCGGGCGGAGCGGACGGGCGCCGGCTTTCGGGTCACGGATGCCGCAGGCCGCAGCTTCGCGGGGCGGCGCCTGCTGCTGGCCATCGGAGTCGTCGACGATCTGCCCGCCATCCCCGGTCTGGCGGAACGCTGGGGACGCTCCGTCTTCCATTGTCCCTATTGCCATGGCTACGAGTTGATGCAGGGACGGATCGGCGTCATCGCCGTGTCCGGCCAGTCGATGCACCATGCGCTGATGCTGCCGGATTGGGGACCGACGACCCTGTTGCTCAATGGGACGTTCGCGCCGGATGCCGACCAGTCGGCCCATCTGGAACGGCGCGGGGTTGCGGTCGAAACGGCCCTCGTCGCCGGCATCGGCGGCGAGCCTGCAGACGTCGCACTCGCGGATGGACGTGTCCTGCCCTTCGCCGGCCTTTTCGTTCTGCCGGCGAGCCGTGTCGCCAGCCCGCTGGCCACCCAGCTCGGATGTGCCTTCGACGAGGGGCCGCTCGGCGCCTATATCCGGACGGACGGGATGCAGGAAACCAGCGTTCCCGGTCTCTTCGCCTGCGGAGACGCGGCACGGGCGGCGGGATCGGTGGCTCTGGCCGTGGGGGCCGGCACGATGGCGGGAACGGCGCTCCACCGGTCGCTCCTGTTCTGCGAGGACGGCGACCTGTTCGCCCGCCCCTAA
- a CDS encoding LysR family transcriptional regulator ArgP has protein sequence MLDYPLLAALAAVIRTGSFERAAQQLHVTPSAVSQRVKLLEERLGSVLVVRGQPCTGTAAGQRLCQHVEQVALLESELRGALPGLAPADGPTTLRIAVNADSLATWFIAAMAEVPGCLFDLVLDDQDHSAEWLRKGEVLAAVTASTAPVPGCNSHPLGALRYRATASPDYMRRHFADGVSAAALAGAPCLTFNRKDRLQVQWLRLALGGMAPGDVPAPPTHWLPSTHAFVDGALAGLGWGMNPEPLVADHLAAGRLVELVPGRPLDVPLHWQQSRIASTTLADLSRAVLRAGRRELHPDGTAAG, from the coding sequence ATGCTCGATTATCCGCTGCTGGCGGCGCTGGCCGCCGTGATCCGCACCGGCAGCTTCGAACGTGCCGCGCAGCAGTTGCACGTCACGCCCTCCGCGGTGTCGCAGCGGGTGAAGCTGCTGGAGGAACGGTTGGGCAGCGTGCTGGTGGTGCGCGGACAGCCCTGCACCGGCACCGCCGCCGGGCAGCGCCTGTGCCAGCATGTCGAGCAGGTGGCCCTTCTGGAAAGCGAGTTGCGCGGCGCCCTGCCCGGGCTGGCTCCGGCGGACGGGCCGACCACCCTGCGCATCGCGGTGAATGCCGACAGCCTGGCCACATGGTTCATCGCCGCGATGGCGGAGGTGCCGGGCTGCCTGTTCGACCTCGTGCTGGACGACCAGGACCACAGCGCCGAATGGCTGCGCAAGGGCGAGGTTCTGGCCGCCGTGACCGCCAGCACCGCCCCGGTCCCCGGCTGCAACAGCCATCCCCTGGGCGCCCTGCGCTACCGCGCCACCGCCAGCCCCGATTACATGCGCCGTCATTTCGCGGACGGGGTGTCGGCCGCCGCACTGGCGGGCGCCCCCTGCCTCACCTTCAACCGCAAGGACCGGCTTCAGGTCCAATGGCTGCGTCTGGCGTTGGGCGGCATGGCACCGGGGGATGTGCCGGCTCCGCCGACCCATTGGCTGCCGTCGACCCATGCCTTCGTCGACGGGGCGCTGGCCGGATTGGGATGGGGGATGAATCCCGAGCCGCTGGTCGCCGACCATCTGGCGGCGGGACGGCTGGTGGAACTGGTGCCCGGCCGGCCATTGGACGTGCCGCTGCATTGGCAGCAGAGCCGCATCGCCAGCACGACCCTTGCCGACCTGTCGCGCGCCGTGCTGCGCGCCGGGCGCCGGGAGCTTCATCCGGACGGAACCGCGGCCGGATGA
- a CDS encoding propionyl-CoA synthetase: MSPTASTTTAELYDRMHARSLSDPEGFWGEAAKDISWYKPWDKVLDDSNAPFYRWFTGGELNTCYNAVDRHVEDGRGAQPAIIYDSPVTQTVQTITYAELLDQVARFAGVLRAQGVEKGDRVLLYMPMIPQSVVAMLACARLGAVHSVVFGGFAPHELATRIDDAKPKAIVSASCGIEPNRIVKYKPMLDSAIEQSVHKPGSVIVWQRPQETATLIAGRDVDWAEASAAAEPAGCVPVKATDPLYILYTSGTTGQPKGVVRDNGGHAVALRWTMTNIYNVKPGEVYWAASDVGWVVGHSYIVYAPLLTGCTTVVFEGKPVGTPDPGTFWRVIEQHKVGTLFTAPTAFRAIKREDPDANHLKKYDLSHFRALFLAGERSDPDTLHWAEDNLKVPVIDHWWQTETGWAISGNPLGVHLFPIKYGSATRPMPGWDVRVLNAELKEVPRGDIGAICVKLPLPPGTLPTLWNADERFKKSYLADYPGYYQTGDAGFVDDDGYVYVMARTDDIINVAGHRLSTGAMEEVLSSHKDVAECAVIGVADDLKGQVPLGFVCLKAGVTRPHEEIVKEVVQLVRAQIGPVADFKRALVVDRLPKTRSGKILRGTMQKIADCQDYKMPATIDDPGILPEIADALKTLGYAKTSGTPE, from the coding sequence ATGAGCCCGACCGCCAGCACCACGACCGCCGAGCTTTACGACCGGATGCATGCCCGCTCCCTGTCGGATCCCGAGGGATTCTGGGGAGAGGCCGCCAAGGACATCTCCTGGTACAAGCCCTGGGACAAGGTGCTGGACGACAGCAACGCCCCCTTCTACCGCTGGTTTACCGGCGGCGAACTGAACACCTGCTACAATGCGGTGGACCGCCATGTGGAGGACGGTCGCGGCGCCCAGCCGGCGATCATCTACGACAGCCCGGTGACGCAGACCGTCCAGACCATCACCTATGCCGAACTGCTGGATCAGGTCGCCCGCTTCGCCGGCGTGCTGCGGGCCCAGGGCGTGGAGAAGGGCGACCGCGTCCTGCTCTACATGCCGATGATTCCGCAATCGGTCGTCGCCATGCTGGCCTGCGCCCGCCTGGGCGCGGTGCATTCGGTGGTGTTCGGCGGCTTCGCCCCGCACGAGCTGGCGACACGCATCGACGACGCCAAGCCGAAGGCGATCGTGTCGGCCTCCTGCGGAATCGAACCGAACCGCATCGTGAAGTACAAGCCGATGCTGGATTCGGCGATCGAGCAGTCGGTCCACAAGCCCGGCAGCGTCATCGTCTGGCAGCGCCCGCAGGAGACGGCGACGCTGATCGCCGGCCGCGACGTGGATTGGGCCGAGGCGTCGGCGGCGGCCGAGCCAGCCGGCTGCGTGCCGGTCAAGGCGACCGACCCGCTCTACATCCTCTACACCTCCGGCACCACCGGCCAGCCCAAGGGCGTGGTGCGCGACAATGGCGGTCATGCGGTGGCGCTGCGCTGGACCATGACCAACATCTACAACGTCAAGCCGGGCGAGGTGTATTGGGCGGCGTCGGATGTGGGTTGGGTGGTCGGCCACTCCTACATCGTCTATGCGCCGCTGTTGACCGGCTGCACCACGGTCGTCTTCGAAGGCAAGCCGGTCGGCACCCCCGATCCCGGCACCTTCTGGCGGGTGATCGAGCAGCACAAGGTCGGCACCCTGTTCACCGCCCCGACCGCCTTCCGCGCCATCAAGCGCGAGGATCCGGACGCCAATCATCTGAAGAAATACGACCTGTCGCATTTCCGTGCCCTGTTCCTGGCCGGCGAGCGCTCGGACCCCGACACGCTGCATTGGGCCGAGGACAATCTGAAGGTTCCGGTGATCGACCATTGGTGGCAGACCGAGACCGGCTGGGCGATCTCCGGCAATCCGCTGGGCGTTCACCTGTTCCCGATCAAGTACGGCTCCGCCACCCGCCCGATGCCGGGCTGGGACGTGCGGGTGTTGAACGCCGAGCTGAAGGAAGTGCCGCGTGGCGACATCGGCGCAATCTGCGTGAAGCTGCCGCTGCCTCCGGGCACGCTGCCGACGCTCTGGAACGCCGACGAGCGCTTCAAGAAATCCTATCTGGCCGATTACCCCGGCTACTACCAGACCGGCGATGCCGGCTTCGTCGACGACGACGGCTATGTCTATGTCATGGCGCGCACCGACGACATCATCAATGTCGCCGGCCATCGCCTGTCGACCGGCGCGATGGAAGAGGTACTGTCGAGCCACAAGGATGTCGCCGAATGCGCGGTGATCGGCGTTGCCGACGACCTGAAGGGGCAGGTGCCGCTCGGCTTCGTCTGCCTGAAGGCTGGCGTGACCCGCCCGCATGAGGAGATCGTCAAGGAGGTCGTCCAGCTGGTGCGCGCGCAGATCGGCCCGGTCGCCGACTTTAAGCGGGCGCTGGTGGTCGATCGGCTGCCGAAGACCCGTTCGGGCAAGATCCTGCGCGGCACCATGCAGAAGATCGCCGACTGCCAGGATTACAAGATGCCGGCGACCATCGACGATCCGGGCATCCTGCCGGAGATCGCCGACGCGCTGAAGACGCTGGGCTATGCCAAGACCAGCGGCACGCCGGAATGA
- a CDS encoding DsbA family oxidoreductase — MLIETFADLICPWCYIGKRRLDRALMQRPALRPEIRWQPFQLNPDMARGGMSRDDYLAAKFGGLERARQIHRVVEETAMRDGLPLALDRIQRTPNSFDAHRLVRIAGRQGLGNAMADALFTAYFAEGVDIGDLDALAGIATGLGLEFSDIRRQLSTDAESAAVHAADALARQMGLQAVPCYIFNRRYALSGAQEPASFLPLLDLGSEEPENLSVVSG, encoded by the coding sequence ATGCTGATCGAAACCTTCGCCGACCTGATCTGCCCCTGGTGCTACATCGGCAAGCGCCGGCTCGACCGGGCGCTGATGCAGCGGCCCGCCCTGCGGCCGGAGATCCGCTGGCAGCCCTTCCAGCTGAATCCGGACATGGCCCGCGGCGGGATGTCGCGCGACGACTATCTGGCCGCCAAGTTCGGCGGCCTGGAGCGGGCACGGCAAATCCACCGGGTGGTGGAGGAGACGGCAATGCGCGACGGGCTGCCGCTGGCGCTCGACCGCATCCAGCGCACGCCCAACAGCTTCGACGCGCATCGGCTGGTCCGCATCGCCGGCCGGCAGGGCCTGGGCAACGCCATGGCCGATGCGCTGTTCACCGCCTATTTCGCCGAGGGGGTGGACATCGGCGACCTCGACGCCCTGGCCGGCATCGCCACCGGACTGGGACTCGAGTTTTCCGACATCCGGCGCCAGCTGTCCACCGACGCCGAATCGGCGGCGGTCCATGCCGCCGACGCGCTGGCACGCCAGATGGGGCTGCAGGCGGTGCCCTGCTACATCTTCAACCGCCGCTATGCGTTGTCCGGCGCGCAGGAGCCGGCGAGCTTCCTGCCGCTGCTCGACCTGGGCAGCGAGGAGCCGGAAAACCTGTCGGTGGTCTCCGGCTGA
- a CDS encoding M3 family oligoendopeptidase, which translates to MTSSAATAANDTPDLGALPTWDLSDLYPGMESAELKADLDRMERECKAFRERYAGKLAALTGDDLAAAIRGYEDIDETLSRVMSYAGLVYNGNMVDPTIAKFYQSAQERVNDISAHLIFFTLEINRLDDEGLAAKQAASAALRHYEPWLRDVRLYRDHQLSDEIERLLHEKHVVGRAAWNRLFDETIASLRFPMGGPNGVRELTCAEALNRLSDRNPAVRREAGEAVGKVLGENARLFALITNTLAKDKEIEDDWRNYPTPTSARNLSNRVEDEVVDALVSAVKGAYPDLSHRYYAMKAKWFGQDHLDYWDRNAPLPEDADRSIPWGEARDIVLGAYGRFSPDLASLGKRFFDNPWIDAPVRPGKAPGAFAHPTVPSVHPYLLVNYQGKTRDVMTLAHELGHGVHQILAGKQGHFLSDTPLTLAETASVFGEMLTFRALLAAETDPKRRRIMLAGKVEDMLNTVVRQIAFFDFERRVHTERREGELTPDRIGEIWMAVQSESLGPALRYDEGYRHYWSYIPHFIHSPFYVYAYAFGDCLVNSLYAVYQDAEQGFAEKYLAMLSAGGTLRHKDLLAPFGLDASDPAFWQKGLGVIRGFIDELEAGENAA; encoded by the coding sequence ATGACCAGCAGCGCCGCCACGGCCGCAAACGATACCCCCGATCTGGGCGCGCTTCCCACCTGGGACCTCAGCGACCTTTATCCCGGCATGGAGTCAGCCGAGCTGAAGGCCGACCTCGACCGCATGGAGCGGGAGTGCAAGGCCTTCCGCGAGCGCTATGCCGGCAAGCTGGCGGCGCTGACCGGCGACGATCTGGCCGCGGCGATCCGCGGCTATGAGGACATCGACGAGACGCTGTCGCGCGTCATGTCCTATGCCGGGCTGGTCTACAACGGCAACATGGTCGACCCGACCATCGCCAAATTCTACCAGTCGGCGCAGGAGCGGGTGAACGACATCTCGGCCCACCTGATCTTCTTCACCCTGGAGATCAACCGGCTGGACGACGAGGGGCTGGCGGCGAAGCAGGCCGCCTCCGCAGCCCTTCGCCATTACGAGCCGTGGCTGCGCGACGTCCGGCTCTATCGCGACCACCAGCTGTCGGACGAGATCGAACGGCTGCTTCACGAGAAGCATGTGGTCGGCCGCGCCGCCTGGAACCGCCTGTTCGACGAGACCATCGCCAGCCTGCGCTTCCCGATGGGGGGCCCGAATGGCGTCAGGGAGCTGACCTGTGCGGAGGCACTGAACCGGCTGTCCGACCGCAACCCCGCCGTTCGCCGCGAGGCCGGCGAGGCGGTGGGCAAGGTGCTGGGCGAGAATGCGCGCCTGTTCGCGCTGATCACCAACACGCTGGCCAAGGACAAGGAGATCGAGGACGACTGGCGCAACTACCCGACGCCGACGTCGGCCCGCAACCTGTCCAACCGGGTCGAGGATGAGGTGGTCGACGCGCTGGTCTCCGCCGTCAAGGGCGCCTACCCGGACCTGTCGCACCGTTATTATGCGATGAAGGCCAAATGGTTCGGCCAGGACCATCTGGATTACTGGGACCGCAACGCCCCCCTGCCCGAGGATGCCGACCGCAGCATCCCCTGGGGCGAGGCGCGCGACATCGTGCTGGGCGCCTATGGCCGCTTCTCCCCCGACCTCGCCAGCCTGGGAAAGCGCTTCTTCGACAATCCCTGGATCGACGCGCCGGTCCGCCCCGGCAAGGCGCCGGGCGCCTTCGCCCACCCGACCGTGCCCAGCGTCCATCCCTATCTGCTGGTCAACTACCAGGGCAAGACGCGCGACGTGATGACGCTGGCCCACGAGCTTGGGCACGGCGTCCATCAGATCCTGGCCGGGAAACAGGGGCATTTCCTGTCCGACACCCCGCTGACGCTGGCGGAGACGGCGTCGGTGTTCGGCGAGATGCTGACCTTCCGCGCCCTGCTGGCAGCGGAGACCGATCCCAAGCGCCGCCGCATCATGCTGGCCGGCAAGGTCGAGGACATGCTGAACACGGTGGTGCGCCAGATCGCCTTCTTCGATTTCGAACGCCGCGTCCACACCGAACGGCGCGAGGGCGAACTGACGCCGGACCGCATCGGCGAAATCTGGATGGCGGTGCAGAGCGAAAGCCTGGGCCCGGCGCTGCGCTACGACGAGGGATACCGGCACTACTGGTCCTACATTCCCCACTTCATCCACTCGCCCTTCTACGTCTACGCCTATGCCTTCGGCGACTGCCTGGTGAACTCGCTCTATGCGGTCTACCAGGATGCGGAACAGGGCTTCGCCGAGAAGTATCTGGCGATGCTGTCGGCCGGCGGCACGCTGCGCCACAAGGACCTGCTCGCGCCATTCGGTCTCGACGCCTCCGACCCCGCCTTCTGGCAGAAGGGGCTGGGCGTCATCCGCGGCTTCATCGACGAGCTGGAGGCCGGCGAGAACGCCGCCTGA
- a CDS encoding DUF3574 domain-containing protein, giving the protein MRLVPTVSFTALTAILPVLLIVAGPVTAQQVPAQQAIATGCEAYAANPMIEAQLFFGRNIGSEVGVSERDWSGFLDDEVTPRFPNGLTVIDGSGHWRDSETGRLIREPSKIVTLLADRDPATLHLIREIVDLYKERFHQQSVGLAIRPVCASF; this is encoded by the coding sequence ATGCGCCTGGTCCCGACCGTGTCGTTTACCGCTCTCACGGCCATTCTGCCGGTGTTGCTCATCGTGGCCGGCCCGGTCACGGCGCAGCAGGTTCCCGCACAGCAAGCCATCGCGACAGGTTGCGAAGCCTATGCGGCCAATCCGATGATCGAGGCGCAGCTGTTCTTCGGCCGCAACATCGGCAGTGAGGTCGGCGTCAGCGAGCGCGATTGGAGCGGCTTCCTGGATGACGAGGTGACGCCCCGTTTTCCCAACGGCCTGACCGTCATCGACGGTTCCGGCCATTGGCGGGACAGCGAGACCGGCCGCCTGATCCGCGAGCCCAGCAAAATCGTCACCCTGCTGGCCGACCGAGATCCGGCGACGCTGCATCTGATCCGTGAAATCGTCGACCTGTACAAGGAGCGCTTCCACCAGCAGTCGGTCGGGCTCGCCATCCGTCCGGTCTGCGCGTCCTTTTGA
- a CDS encoding LysE/ArgO family amino acid transporter: protein MIDLTPALLMPAFLPGLFLGFSLIVAIGAQNAFVLRQGLRNEHVLAICATCALSDAVLILVGVSGFATAGARWPWLEPLMRYAGAAFLLVYGLRSAHSALKGGSGLAPADREPGGLLPALLTCLALTWLNPHVYLDTVVLVGSVSSRFAEARGAFALGAMTASFLFFFALGYGARLLRPLFARPAAWRVMDGVIALVMWAIAAGLLAG from the coding sequence ATGATCGACCTCACCCCTGCTTTGCTGATGCCCGCCTTCCTGCCGGGCCTGTTCCTGGGCTTCAGCCTGATCGTCGCCATCGGGGCGCAGAACGCCTTCGTGCTGCGCCAAGGCCTGCGCAACGAGCATGTGCTGGCGATCTGCGCCACCTGCGCCCTGTCGGATGCGGTGCTGATCCTGGTCGGGGTGAGCGGATTCGCCACGGCCGGGGCGCGCTGGCCATGGCTGGAACCGCTGATGCGCTATGCCGGCGCTGCCTTCCTGCTGGTCTATGGGCTGCGCAGCGCTCATTCGGCCTTGAAGGGCGGGTCCGGGTTGGCGCCGGCGGACCGGGAGCCGGGCGGGCTGCTGCCGGCGCTGCTGACCTGTCTGGCGCTGACCTGGCTGAACCCGCATGTCTATCTCGACACGGTGGTTCTGGTCGGCTCCGTCTCCTCCCGTTTCGCAGAGGCGCGGGGCGCCTTCGCGCTGGGGGCGATGACGGCCTCCTTCCTGTTCTTCTTCGCGCTCGGCTATGGCGCCCGGCTGCTGCGCCCGCTGTTCGCCCGGCCGGCGGCGTGGCGGGTGATGGATGGTGTCATCGCCCTGGTGATGTGGGCCATCGCCGCCGGCCTGCTGGCGGGTTAG
- a CDS encoding NuoB/complex I 20 kDa subunit family protein: protein MGVEVAKPLAPIPPGPEQDAYIRAVSDEIQDKGFVLAKYEDLLAWARTGSLWPMTFGLACCAVEMIHAYMSRYDLDRFGVIPRPSPRQSDCMIVAGTLTNKMAPALRKVYDQMPEPRWVISMGSCANGGGYYHYSYAVVRGCDRIVPVDIYVPGCPPTAEALIYGILQLQKKIRRGNRIAR, encoded by the coding sequence ATGGGAGTAGAGGTCGCCAAGCCGCTGGCGCCGATTCCGCCCGGACCGGAACAGGACGCCTACATCCGCGCGGTCTCCGACGAGATCCAGGACAAGGGCTTCGTGCTGGCGAAGTACGAGGATCTGCTCGCCTGGGCCCGGACCGGCTCGCTGTGGCCGATGACCTTCGGCCTGGCCTGCTGCGCGGTGGAGATGATCCACGCCTACATGAGCCGGTACGACCTGGACCGTTTCGGCGTGATTCCGCGTCCCAGCCCGCGCCAGTCCGACTGCATGATCGTGGCCGGCACGCTGACCAACAAGATGGCCCCCGCGCTCCGCAAGGTCTATGACCAGATGCCGGAACCGCGCTGGGTGATCTCGATGGGCTCCTGTGCCAACGGCGGCGGCTACTACCACTATTCCTACGCGGTGGTGCGTGGCTGCGACCGGATCGTGCCGGTGGACATCTATGTGCCTGGCTGCCCGCCGACGGCGGAGGCGCTGATCTACGGCATCCTCCAGCTCCAGAAGAAAATCCGTCGCGGCAACCGCATCGCCCGCTGA